A stretch of Imperialibacter roseus DNA encodes these proteins:
- a CDS encoding DUF6602 domain-containing protein: MSSKKIILPELFKGLQKQMLAQLNTNREFIDHPGSKGDSLENVWIEWLKKYLPNRYCVDKAIVIDSKGQLSDQIDLVIYDQQYTPFVFTQNGIHYVPAEGVYAIFEVKPDFKGSVKVQDNAINYIEYAGRKIESVRRLYRTSTNILDRGVPKPPRSLTKILGGILASENTIVKNETLEKHFQSLSGIQSIDMGCAIGFGAFYVEYEGDEDLNTNNFQERITNYYDTRKYEKMTFSKAENSLVSFFFQLMRYLQQTIGTVAAIDLGAYADTINFELDEGK; the protein is encoded by the coding sequence ATGAGTAGCAAAAAAATCATCTTGCCTGAACTTTTCAAAGGATTGCAAAAGCAAATGTTAGCTCAATTGAATACAAACCGTGAGTTCATCGATCACCCTGGTTCAAAAGGAGACTCACTGGAGAATGTATGGATTGAATGGCTTAAAAAGTACCTACCAAACAGGTATTGTGTTGACAAGGCAATTGTTATCGATAGCAAAGGACAACTAAGTGATCAAATTGATCTAGTAATATATGATCAGCAATACACACCATTTGTTTTTACTCAAAATGGAATTCATTATGTACCCGCTGAAGGTGTTTATGCAATATTTGAAGTTAAGCCTGATTTTAAAGGTTCAGTAAAGGTTCAGGACAACGCAATCAATTACATCGAGTATGCTGGTAGAAAAATTGAAAGCGTAAGAAGGCTGTATCGAACGTCAACGAACATACTTGATAGAGGGGTGCCTAAACCCCCAAGATCACTCACCAAAATACTTGGGGGGATTCTGGCAAGCGAAAATACTATTGTGAAAAACGAGACCTTAGAAAAACACTTTCAATCTCTAAGCGGAATTCAATCGATTGATATGGGTTGCGCAATAGGATTTGGGGCTTTTTATGTTGAATATGAAGGAGATGAAGATTTGAATACCAATAATTTTCAGGAAAGAATTACAAACTATTACGATACAAGAAAATATGAAAAAATGACTTTTAGCAAAGCGGAAAACTCACTGGTGTCATTTTTCTTTCAGTTGATGAGATACCTTCAACAGACTATTGGTACTGTTGCTGCTATCGACTTGGGTGCTTATGCAGATACTATAAATTTTGAACTAGATGAAGGAAAGTAA
- a CDS encoding nucleotidyltransferase domain-containing protein — protein MKNKSYAKTGAIICGLGNAFLNLMKQLNEMDQDPNLKFKWNELLGAAVKGATVGGVVGFGIGAIRDYKNSTEQPIDINAHLFSLSGLLMLDKSNPQFINLQKAVNKICMEFTKHFKDKISGELIPHGSTEKGTALHDSFDIDIAVPFYPKSFFNNEEMYDEVYKFFKKRIGVLGIFDVRKQKRSVGICVHVKGSEHWIDFAPYKLSKRNSSSGYLFVNKNGFLIDNSTIQKTDLTKLMKNKFSVMQKQIIVLLKDWKLRNDLPLPSHFIEYLVKDAYRVNRGRIPKSLEKKMIMILQHIANRLHIIHIKGNENTNNVISNSIDEYDKQIVIDACNKAIREYRYQPNSLAKTFG, from the coding sequence ATGAAAAACAAGTCATATGCTAAAACAGGAGCCATAATCTGTGGGTTAGGAAATGCTTTTTTGAACTTAATGAAGCAGTTGAATGAGATGGATCAAGATCCTAATCTAAAATTCAAGTGGAATGAATTATTGGGTGCGGCAGTAAAAGGAGCAACAGTAGGAGGGGTTGTCGGTTTCGGAATTGGAGCAATAAGAGATTATAAAAATTCCACAGAGCAACCGATTGATATCAATGCTCACTTATTTAGTCTTTCAGGTTTATTAATGTTAGATAAATCAAACCCCCAATTCATAAACCTGCAAAAAGCTGTCAATAAAATATGCATGGAGTTTACTAAACACTTTAAAGATAAAATCAGCGGCGAGCTAATTCCACATGGATCGACTGAGAAAGGAACAGCACTCCATGATTCTTTTGACATTGATATCGCTGTTCCGTTTTATCCTAAGAGCTTTTTTAATAATGAAGAAATGTATGATGAGGTGTACAAATTCTTCAAAAAGAGAATTGGGGTACTGGGTATTTTCGATGTCAGAAAGCAAAAAAGGTCAGTGGGAATTTGTGTACATGTCAAAGGATCCGAACATTGGATAGACTTTGCGCCCTACAAACTTTCAAAGAGAAACAGTAGTTCGGGCTATTTATTTGTCAATAAAAATGGGTTTTTAATTGATAATTCGACTATCCAGAAAACTGACTTGACCAAGCTGATGAAAAACAAGTTTTCAGTTATGCAAAAGCAAATCATTGTTTTGTTGAAAGATTGGAAGCTCAGAAACGATTTACCTTTGCCATCTCATTTCATCGAGTATTTAGTAAAAGATGCCTATCGAGTTAACAGAGGGAGAATACCCAAATCTCTTGAAAAGAAGATGATTATGATTTTACAACACATTGCGAATCGTTTACACATCATTCACATTAAAGGGAATGAAAATACCAATAACGTCATTTCAAATAGTATTGATGAATATGATAAACAAATCGTAATCGATGCTTGCAACAAAGCAATAAGGGAATATCGTTATCAACCGAATTCATTGGCAAAAACCTTCGGATAA
- a CDS encoding Mov34/MPN/PAD-1 family protein: MPLLKYYCKRFGVNLEIEETIIEEMILESRRHYPKEFGGILLGRYSDNLNTAIITDIMMPIEYDNSRNHFRRGNAGVKERLRLEFNKKPSIIYLGEWHTHPDSTPDPSQIDINTLRTLSQANTVMIENPIMLIIGLKMKQYNHIFYTIKNKNILSYE, from the coding sequence ATGCCACTATTGAAGTATTACTGTAAGCGCTTTGGGGTAAACCTTGAGATTGAGGAAACAATCATTGAGGAGATGATCCTTGAATCAAGGAGGCATTACCCAAAGGAGTTTGGAGGTATTCTATTAGGTAGGTATTCTGACAATCTGAATACGGCCATAATAACAGATATTATGATGCCAATCGAATATGATAACTCAAGAAACCATTTCAGAAGAGGAAATGCAGGTGTAAAGGAAAGACTTAGACTTGAGTTCAATAAAAAACCAAGCATAATCTATTTAGGAGAGTGGCATACACATCCAGACTCAACGCCGGATCCTAGTCAGATTGATATTAATACACTAAGAACTCTATCGCAAGCAAATACTGTTATGATTGAAAATCCCATTATGCTAATAATTGGGCTTAAAATGAAGCAATATAATCATATTTTTTACACAATTAAGAATAAAAACATATTGTCATATGAGTAG